CTCCACTAACTTATGAACCTTCCTGACTCTGTTCAGGCTGGTGTTGATTGACATGACATGGTCAGATGGattttttaatgacagtttCATTCAGAAATAACTGTGTGCAGTGATGAACAGCCCCTGCATTTCTTCTGCGTGTTAGAGCATCATGAAGTAGAAGTGCAACTAGAGTGATTTGGGTTGTTCAGCAGTCTGCAGGTGTTACTATAAAATGAAGATCTGGAGATCCTGTGCCATATATAAACAGTACACCATACTAGGAACCTTCTAACCTGGTGCACTGTAAAGAACTGATTTAATATTTTCAGTGATATGTGGTTGAATTCCGCCAATGGAGAAATTAATGGATACTGTTATGACTGTAgcatttaaaaattaaaaacgagaaacaagaaaataatgagaGATTGATGCCCAtgcattttgaattctgctttGTATTGTATTGCTTTGTATGGCAGAGTTTATGAGCTTCACTTGAATGTACCATGTAGTCCTTGTCCCTGCGCTGTGTGAAACTCTGAAGCCCTGAATACGACCTCTGGTTTGTCTTTGTTACACGAACAACATACTTATTTGACCTCATCACTGAACATAATCCTGGCACATGTTATATTCCTTAAAAAATATCTTCTAAATCTATGCTGCATGATAAACATGGCCCCagattcttttttaaaaaaattggaTGAGTtcttgaaaatgtctttatccCAGGGATGCCGAACTGTTAAAGTCACTGGCTTTGCATCGTACACTGACTACTCTATAAAAAATATTACAGCTATAATTAGCTGTACTGGATCAGCTGGTACCTTTTTGTCTCATGTTACCATCTAAAGGGCTCCATGGTGCGACTGTTTTGGTTGCAAAACCAACACTGTTTTGGGTGCAAAACAGTTGCACTAAGATCCACAGAAGATTGTCTTTCATCCTATTGAAATCTCACCAATCAGGACAACAggtgtttacagtgtttgtatCATGGGACtgtttttgcaaacaaaacCTCCCACTGGGCTGACTGACAGTTGCCATGGTGACTTTGGTACCTGGGATGGTCTCCCTTTACCCTTTACTCCTGTAGGTAACATCTCTTCAAATGTCTGAGACTGTTCAGATGGGGGTGTTGGGCAAATGCCCATTGGAGCCTGTGATTGCCCCATTACAAACTAAGCCGCTCGCCTGTCCGCTGTTCAGGGCTTGTCTGGTGCGTTTGCTCAGAAGCTGGTTCCCACTGAGGGCCTCCTGCTCTACAGGGGTCCTCCTGTCTGAGTCTCTGGTTGGAGAACCTATTTGTGGGGCCGTTCGGCTATGGCAGCGCAGTCTGATGATGTACATAAGCATGGTGATTAGCACACTGAGGCAAAGCACCAGCAGGACTGACACAACCACCAGCTCCTTTAGGTAGCAGGGGCCTCGGGCCGACAGTAGGGGCTCACCCTCCCGAAACCCTGACTCCTTCTGCTCGGACTCCTCTGTCCACAGGGTCACGTTCCTGCCTTGCTGTCTAGTGGTGATGTGACTGTCCCTACTGGACAGTGTTGGCTGAGTCTTTCCTtgtcttgtttctgttgttttgggCCAGGTCACCGCAGAGGTATGAAGCCCAGGTCCAGGCCCTGGCTTAGCCACAGCCTGTGTGGTAGGTATGTGGTGTACCGGAGGCCAGGTGTAGCTGGTTGGAGTTTGAGCCAAGGGGCTGCTCTTCTGCCTGACGTGATAGATGGCCATAGTCTGTTGGTAGCCGTTCTCAATAGACAGGCAGAGATAGTGGCCCAGTGTGGTGGGGGTTGCCACAAAGCTCAGACTGCCATCCTCCAGGTGCAGGTACAGGTCCGGGGACAGCCGGCTGTTGGGACGCTCCCACAGCTGCTGGGACAGCCGCGACGCTGCAGGACACTGCAGCCGCACCACTTCATTTAGAGACACGGACACCAGCTCACCTGCGTGACAAGATGCTGATATATAGATTACTGCTCACCAAAGCCCCCAATACACAAATATCTTCTCTAGCCCTCTACACAGCAACTTCAGATAACCGATGAACACTGCCAACAGCAAACTTACGATGCCAAACAATCTGCAGACATGTGTATGTTATGCAAGCCTGTTTGAAGGACATTAAGTATAAAGCAAGGTATCTCTGCCTACCCATCTTACCTGCCTGCTCGGCCTATCCTTTATATGTCTTGAGAACTACACATCTGACTGACTTCACACTTGGCTTGTATATTTCCCTGGACCACAGGAAGTGCAGTGTCAATGTAAAGTTGTTTAGataataaatattaaagatatcataaagagaaaacaatgagcAGATCCTGACCTCTCCAATATGGTGTTGTGCAGACACATAGCTATAGTACAACATTCTGCAGCCAATCAGGTGTTggatttttcttcatcatttcacAATTTGAGTGTATTTTTGAGAACCCATTTATGTGCAGTGTTggatgtttagttgtttagcCACTGGACACgttaataaacataaataaaataaaatgaaataaaacaaaataaaatagaaacaaGTGAACAGTGAGCTGCTCAGCTAGAATTGCAGTGGAGACTGTTTCAAGTAAACACCATCATGTCACAGGGCACTTCTACAGTAGCCTCTCTTGAGGCAATCTAGCTTGTTGTCAGCTAGACTGCCCGAGAGAAAAAGGTGCACACAGagggcaacaaaaacagatgtgaagCATTTCAACCAGCCATCTGGGAGCTCAGACATGTTTGATTTGCAGCAGAATCAACCAATGGGATGTTGCACACTGCTTCAGttcagcttcagttttttttcactgtctggATTCAGACCATATCTGCATAGCTATGCAGAGAGAGGGCAAGGTTTAAAAACCCCTGTCTCTGGTTATTACCAACAAGTCTAATTTGAGCCGTAATGTCATCACCCTAAATTAACCCCTTTTCATTGAGCGCGGTTGCTGGTTTAGGGCCAGTGTCTGCTCTGAAAACAGTTCTTTGCTCCCGATCCAATATTCAATATCAGTATCAGTCCAATATTGACCAAAATCACTGGatctgagaggagaaaatgtataATCCGATCCAGCGTTCCCATACATGCTTAAACTATGCACAACATGCCATTTAGAAAGCAGTATGTGTCACGAGCTCAGACGTGTGTCCAATGTCATTACTTAGTCTGACAACACAGTGGATACATTCAGATGTTACTTTGCAAAAAGCAGTGCTGCAagtttttcacacacacaccagataaCAGCAAAGTTGCTGTCAGATAGTGCAAATGATAAAGgtattattatcataataatataGCAAAATGTCACTGAGGTATAGGATACACTGTGTTGAGTTATATCTCATATTTTACGCTGGGATAATAATACCTTTATCATTTGCACTATCTGAAAAAATCTGTGCGTAAAGAAGTAATTTCTATATATTCATTAATTTAGAGAAGTAGAATAACTGTTCTACAGtttaagcattttttaaatagctAGGTAAAGCAAAGTGCATTCATACAGATGTATTATTTATACCTTTGTTGTTTAAGGGGGGGGCAGGCTGTATCAGCCTGATATCCGTATTGGCAGATACTCAATGTTGTCTTATCGGTATTGGATATGAAAAAGTAGTATCGACCCATCCCTATTccagaatgaaaacaacactttgCTGGTCTAGCAGAAAGACTGACTGACTTCAGGGCTGGGAGTGGAGTTTTCATGCATATCAAGGACCAACTAAAACCACTTATGATGGCCTCTTTTAAAAATAGCTCGTGTAGTGTGTTCTGACACATCCACAGGAGAATAAACAGAAGATTTTAACTATTGTCACTAACTGAAGCAAAAGTGGTCCAGAGACTAGTCATGTTTGGATGCCAATTGTAAGACATGCAAAATTAACCACTAGCCAACAGTGTGAAAGAAAGCCACTGTGGCAGAGTGTGTGTTATACACAGTGAATGTCAATCCTCCACAGTCCTGCTTCATTAACATATCTTAGCATATTTATTCCACATATACTGCATTCCTTCAGAACATTGGTTGTGCACATCTTCATTTTTAGAAATCAACACCATCCTCAAATTGTACTTAAGCCATGAACAGtgcactgtacagtatgtgaggaTGTGGAGGAAGGTCAGCGACAGACTAAGCAAACAACAATGATGGTGGCAGGCTTGGAAGAGAAGATATGTTTGCAGTCTTTCATTATCCTAGTGTTTCCATACATGGAGTATGTAACCATCTTAAgtgaagcagagcagagcttAAGTAAAGCAGAGCTGTTGATAAGAGACACGTACCTGCAGGCAGTTTGTTTGGAGCAAATTTGGCTCTGTGTGTCAATGAAACACTGTTGCACACCTCTTCAACATTCCCTCTGTCTACATCCTGgcctctgaggaggaaaaactaCAGTCAACACAGACAGCTAGAACAACTTTTAGAGATGTACTGCTGGTGACAATCATCTTTAATGATGACAGTCTTAATTCAGCAGATATATGTAGATTAGGGCTCAGTGAGGAGGTTTGGCTCATCTCATGACTCAGTTTATTTCCGATTTATACATGGTCACTGGTTAGTTgacaaacagcaacatcaaTCACATTATCAGGTCTAGGCTACTAACAAGTAGTGTAAtgatattttcatgttgtggCACAGGCAGTGATCCACTGGCTCATATTAGAGAACCCCCTGCCTCATCAAAGTTGCAACCAATAGGACAAATAACACACTAGACTGGGTGGACAGACTCATCATcaattcttcatttttttccccctttggaAGATAAATCTGTTGTTTCTAAATACAAACTGGCTCTgaatggcagaaaaaaatactaTTGAGTTAACTAGGTAGTGTCTAGAGTAAGAGATGTTCACAATTTAATCACCATCGAAGGGTACTCACAGACTGGTGTGGGTGTTAGAGACCTCTACACAGGCCCTGTTGGCAGGGTCCCAACCACAGAAGGGGTCTCGGGCCAGAACACACTGAGGACAGGTCCAGTAAAAAGAGCAGTTGGCTGTTGGAACTCTCAGCACCCCCTCTGATGTGCCAACATATATCATCCCCTGCAGAGGGATAGGACCACATCATGACTAATGAACCAGtcttacacacatacagtaagtaTATGCTACAATTAATCTAGAACGGCATGTTTCATGCTGTCATAACTTATTCAAAGCAACACTTTCACTAATGTAATGTTGGAGACCTATATTACCTGTTGGGCCACAGGCTGCGGAAAAAGACAGCTTGAATTTATACAACACTTTCAGTTAGTCTGAGATATCTCTGTTGTGTAGATATCAGAGACACTAGCAGAGTAACACAATACATCAGATAAGCATGTAGGAGATGGCACAACCAGACTTGAATGCtcatattttgcacattttagaTATAATCTCAAGAGTGGACAGTCAAACTGACAGGCCTCATTATAGTATTTAGTCTGTATAAGACTTGAATATATTCAACTGTATTATCATTAACTCACTCTCATTCAGTATTTGGACAgttcttttccccttttttttctttcaaatattttctcctctgtcctaGTTGTGCTGCGAAGGCTCTAGCACAACACCCCCCTGAACCGGATAAATAGTTCAGGAAAGGGGTGGTTGGACCTACAAAGCTTACAGACCTGCATCTGATATTTTAAAGGACAGACTGTTGTTAGTTTATCAATACCATCACTAATATATGACTGACATTTCACTGGGCTACAGGCCGACACACAATGTTTTGAATGACCATCAGCTTTGGATTTGTATCCTGAAGGTGGCTACCCTAAGGCGCTGTAtccaaaaatgttctttttatgaACACCTGTGCCTTTTTTCAGTTGTTCCGAATGAGTAGAGAGTGTATAGAAAAAGCGTTTCATCCAGCCTTTTTAGTGCGGCTGCTATGAGGGCTTCTACCTGAATGTCTCTTTTAGCACTGGGTGGTATACCGGTTCAGCTGAATACCggtgtatatttttgttatgattgATAGTTTCAAATCAAAAGCtccccgctaagaacccagttaTAAACTCCATATTTTTATCTAGAAGGAGCTAGTAATTACTCTCTCAACCagcagaaaatgctgtgaacacctgattatgcatggaaaaaaaatactgtcatatACCATGAAACCGTTTATGAAAAATACCGTGacatacatttttggtcataccgcccagcactaatCTCTTTTCAGAAGCGCGTTGGGGCCGTCACTGCATTGAACTGTGAATGAAAAGGTTAATGTCCCTCTCATTGTGTACCTTGGATGTGGAGAGTTTCAGGCTCTTGACAGGCTGAGGCTGCTCAAAAACCTGCACCTCCTCTATGATGTGGGCTccactctgcagcagcaccgtTTTGTGGATGTAACCAGACTCTGAAACATAGTTGGTGAGAAAACATAGGTTGTGTCTACACAGGGAACACAGTTAATGCTAAGTGCAGCGTAGAGATAGAAACATCAGGGGCCCGTTGCACAAAAGTAGGATTAAGACATTCAGGATAAGTGACTGAGCTGAGCTTAATGAATCCAAAACAAGAGCGTCCAGGCTTAATTGGTTGCACATAGACCAAGCCAGGATGAGCAGACACGGATTCATCAAGCGAGGTGAAACCAATCCTGGATAAATGCAGGCTCACGGCTCCGTCAAACAGACCCGCCACTGATCACAGATTCACTGATTCACCATGGCAAGTAGAGTGGCTTACTTTTCCCCCCGAGGTAGCAGAAATCCTCATGGAGGCATACGAGGAGGTAAAAGACATAATTAAAAAGGAAGGCAACACTGACACAGTGataaatcaaagagaaaaagagtggCAAAGTATTGCTGACCGCCTGAATGCCAGAGTAGTGCACAATTACACACTCACCACCCCGCTGAAAGATCATAATTACAatccaaataataaaataactaaTTCACATCTCCAAAAACACAGTTGTACTCTGATTATGAATCACAGGACAagtctgttctgtcctgaaatgtgtgtttctcttctataaaacacattctaGATCTCGGAGGCGACGTCTTTACACATACAGCCCCCTTCTCCTTTCAAACGGGGCAGAGCTCCATGAGAAACAGtaggagagacacagacacaacacctaAGGGAGAAGCAGGTCCGTAGCGgatgtgcacaaaaaaaaaccaagtgTGTCTCACTGAATGTGTGCCGATATGGTGTTGTGTTGGGTTGTGAGTGCACATAATGTgtgcctacatttaaaataatagcTTTATGCGCACTGAAGACGctatatctgaaacacacacaggctttaaCCAAGACGGCAGCCAAAATCACCAAGGCATGAAATAATCTTTAAATCCAAATGTGATGATTTTCGGGGCTCCCTCCATgttgcctctcctcctctgctcctgtctgcCACATTGACAGTCTGGCACACTCGCCACCTGCCAGGCTTGCATGCACCGCGTCATACAGTGACAGAGGGCAAAGTATCAAAAACTAAACTAACGTCTCAATatgcgaaaaaaaaagaacgaaagaaaagccaagactttCGAGTCATTTGTGTcaagtctaagtcaagtctcaagttatgaatgccaagtcaaagtcaagccgagtctttcatcagtgttagtcaagtaagtctGAAGTCCTCAAATTTGCGACTCAAGTCTGACTcgagtcaagtcatgtgactcgAGTCCCCCACCTCTGGGGATAAATAAAGATTCTATTTTCTTATGTTTgctctacgtgtgtgtgtgtgatgtagaTTACAAATGACCGGGCCAAAACGGACATGGCAGCAAgtcaaaatcaaatacaagaacaTTCTGCAGAATGGTAAGGGCCCTGACTAATACTTAACAATGCACAAGCATATATTGTACCCAGAAGGTGCCGGCTCACACATTGTCTGTACTGTTTTAGCAGTGAAAAAGAAAGCCCACAGACAAGGCACGGGTGGTGGGTCACCAAAAGCTGACCTCACCCCAGCAGAGGACATAGCCTTGGAACTAAATAAAGGCAGGTCTGTGTTGGAGGGGATCCCTGGGGCGACAGAGACAAGCACATGTCCCTCCCAAGATGCCACCCGTTTCATACAAGGTATATTTTTCCATCTCTACATGGGACACAACCACATTCATATTGAATCCATTTGGACTGTCTGACTTTGCTTTGCCTATTGCCTTGCagttgatgatgatgctgatccAGTGAGTACTCCATCAAAGGCATACTGTAAGCCTGGCATGTCTTGTCTACTAGCTTCAATATGAATCCGATTAAATGTGATAGGGTGAAGGCACcagtgcagcagcaacagcagatgacggcgatgatgatgataaggAGACCATCTCTCTGGATTCCAGAAGGCATGGGGTGTCATCTCAAGTCTGTGAAAGTTTTATTCAGACGGCGATAGTGAGGAGTCATTATTTGGAGCccacacaaaatcacaaaatctcATTTCTGGAACAGGACCAAGATGCTGCACAGGGGGAAAGCCAGCCTGGCAACATAGTGAGTATTAATGGAAAGACACTCCATTATGCAAAATTCCCACTGTATGTGTTTACAGAACTCACAAGCTATCAGACAGTTGTATGCCAAACACCTCTGGTGCCAAATACAAGTGGCAGATATAGACATACAGTACAAAAGGAAACAGATGGACGACCTTGCACTGGAGTCCGAAATAAAAAAGAGGACAATTAGAAAATTGAAGTATTAGTGTAACTCTCTTGTTCAGTTCGGGTCAGTAGAGACAACACACAGGCTATAGTCAGGTTCACAGAATTTATTCtgacaacagagaaacagctgatgaTTACTGACGATGACACCAAGTACAGCTCCTGCCCCCCACACACAGCGGACAAACACAGAAGGGGACGAGCTGACTTCACCGTTGTTAAGCAACCACCAGCtgtcaaaataaacaacaaaccgGTAAAAAGCcttgcatgaaaataaaatgaaagccAGCAGCACAATAACTTGCTGactaaacaaaactaaaaaaggtttaaagactaaattaattaattttgacAAACTTCATATTTACAACCCTGTTACATTAGGGCCacactgaaggagaaagaaaaaatcataAATTTATGAGGCTGGTTCTTTCTGCagaaaagatttattttcttgcatATTCTTTTCAAAGTCCTGATACTTATGACAATGTGCTATGATGTGCTAAAAGATTAAGTACCTCCTTGTTTGTGAAACCTATACTGAAGTACAATTCCACGAAATGCTCCACAGCCCTTATTTTAACAACTCTCCTCTAAAACAACAGGTTGCaatattatgactttattctGACTTTAAATTAATTACTTTATTCTCGAAGACTGagaatataatattataatatatatattatataatatatataatattctgtcattttatatATAGCCTTATAGTCTATGGGAAACTTTAAATTATCTGGTGGATAATAATTTATCCAAAATGATTGAAATTAATgatcacaaacatttaaataatgacAGTTGGTCTAGTTATATGTGATAACAATGTGTAGTGGGCAGTGGAATAACTATTGGTTTCCGTTTGTGGTGACTGCTGACTGAGATAAGGGATGAGATTAAATAGATCCTGGAACTTAGCCTGTTCTGGAGCAGGCTAGCTCCACAGAATAAATCTCCATGGTAACTTATACAATAACATATCCTAGTGCCCCCTATCCCGCTTTTGTGCAACTGGATCACAGATAAATTGAGCCAGGATAACAAAGATATCCCGGCTTAATCCCTTGTCCTAGTTTTGTGCAACAGGCCCCAGGTTTAGTTGTAGTGATGGTTGTCAGCTTGTTGTCAGTTAGTCAACTACACAGCACACCTTTCTAACAACCAAATGGCTTCGATTTTGATTACTGAAGTCTCGATTAGATTACAAATCGATTTTTGATTATCAGCGATTATCGATTTAATTTTAgattattaattataattattatgaattattattattgatctTCTATTTAACATAAGTTAGCTGCTGAAtcattttccttctcttttgAGTAACACCTGAAAGTGTAAGTGTAACTGTAATaccaaaatgattatttttaactttgttttaaatgtagtcTTTCAGTGTTCAAAGAATGTTGCCAAGCTCAGAAGCCAGACTCATGTTAGAAGCATTGTCGGTGATGAGAACCAGGTCGTGTTTCTCTGTTCCCCACTTGTCTGCCATTGCTTTGAGAACTTCACGCATATTTGCGCCTGTATGGCTATCATCCATAGCTCTCGTCTGAAGTACGTAGGACATTAGCTTCCATTAATTGCTGACATAATGAGCTGTAACGGTCACGTATAAAACTGTAGCTCTGGATGTCCAGGCATCGCAGGCCATTGCTACCCTGTGAGCAGAGTTGAGGGACTCTTGCACAGAAAGCTTTGTCTccttttaaagattttgaaTCGATTTAAGCATGAAAAAGCTCAAGGATGGAATAACATATCTTGGCTCCAAACTGTGGACCATGCAGCAGAAGCCAGTAAGAGTAATATCATAATTGCGATTAatcaataattgattttttttttcaccaaccCTATTAAGAATGTGTGCTGGGGTGCAGGTTTCTCAGTCCAATCCAGTCGTTCGGTCCAAATACCTAGGCATTCAGCCGAATTCAATCTAACAGATTTGAGACAAGTTAAAATTCAACACTGGGAAAAAGGAATGCTTTTCACTTCCACATTTACTCatttgttaataatattacagtCACAAAGTCCATTCTCAAGACATGTAAACATGTCTTGACATTTATCTTGACTCTTTTTTGCTGGTAATTGGAATGAagggggggggaaagaaaagccTTGATAAACACAGTACAGATagcacacaacaaacacacacatgttgctCATCATAACACATCTTGTTGtaattaaaaaactaaaacataacAACATCCTAAACTTCACTAAGTCAGGCCCCTTCACAGTGAGCCTGCTGTGAGTGCTCCGAGTAAGCACAGACATGGACATGATGCCTtggatgaaacaaaaatgaaggtGTGGTATATGGTCTGACAAAGCTCTGAATTAATATATCACTCTAGCCCAAACCTGACCTCACCCAACAATATACCACAACGGATTTAGGATCTCTTTGGGGGAGTATTTCCGGATTATTTCTAAAAACTGGATTATTTGCAGATAAACTTGCTCAGTGAAAATCAAATTCCCCTTTCATACTGGGGCATTAACAGAGAACATGTCAGTGGCTGAATGCTTCTGCCAACCAGTCAAATTTCAGCTACATACATATCTTTAACAGAGTATAATATATGTAGTGCTCATGCAACATTAATAGGGAGTTTTGGGTTAAATTCAgctgacaataataataatgattatcagggataaaTATTAATTACAAtgaataattaaagctgcaagcagcattgaacgggccctcgcagtccacgcaccttggggcatgctgccgtcagggcttctaCACGCAACCCCTTGCGATGAGCAGCTGTTCCTTTATAttttggtggcctgctcccgctaatattaaataatgtatgctgaagtcagaaaagtgcatgtactgctgcatgattccccggacaaagactgagttgatggtcctCTTCtcgagctggctgaagaaaatgtccacacgaGGCATAATGCGATGAAATTGTTTAGGGAAGAAGCTTAAAGTATCATCATCCAGTAGCCGCACAAACCCTCAAGCTTCCCACAGAGTGGTAGGCTAAAACTCCCCTGATGAATTCAAGAtgctggatgatgtcacattagcgctcaaacacagtgttcacagaaCAGAGATGGAAGtactgtgcttgctcttgggagtctgtgtgccaccactctatcaagcacactggttctcttgggagagaatccagccagatcagagaagaactgattaagTAATGGGGTGtgttgcatgatgaaagctaaaaagtaagagTGCTGAAAGAGCTTTAAGAGGtgaacagttttgaaaaaaatgtcatggttatcaccaaaatatgtatatattgagtcacaggagacactgcagaggtgtgtgatgtcattttttatatctggagagtgaaaaatgacggCAGTAgagcaagagacaaaacaagtcctgtctgctctcctccagaaacctagactcaaaattaacattacgGTTTATTGCCGGGCTGTTAACTTCACTCGCTTTGTTttagcaaacaaacacatggcaCTCCTTTAGCCTCATACTATGCGTGCGCTCCAcgtgtttggtgatgttgcttaccccAAATTTCCACTGAATACTGTCCGCTGCGTTACAGTTCCGATCTGGTTTTGCTCTGCCGTCCGCCACCAGTTGCAACTTGAGTCCGTCACGGCACAGTGCCTCGCAGCTAGCGTTGCGAGGCAGAGGAGTTtccgcgataatcacataatcactcacaaccgcagttataggtatgtgttataaaaacaacaaca
This window of the Acanthopagrus latus isolate v.2019 chromosome 3, fAcaLat1.1, whole genome shotgun sequence genome carries:
- the sema4ab gene encoding semaphorin-4B isoform X2: MKGKKMADCPNFIRVLQFFNNTHIYACGTFAFSPRCTYINSETLTMSLKSDEGRGRCPYDPYQRNTAIIVDGELYTGTVADYRGNRPVISRHLSEGRRFDLKLDDTLGWLEDPTFISSSFIPNEEKIYFFFSEVGREYDFIDKFIVSRVSQICMSDVGGQRTLQRRWTTFAKAQLLCQADNELPYNVIQDIDTLPPAEGAPTDDTLFYGIFTSQWSVNSGQSAVCSFRLTDIKSVFSGNYKVLNRDTLQWSTRVQEKVANPGECGLHNASDNALRFVKENFLADDSVRPVARSLTLVSAEHNYSHLTVQRVQAANNRDYTVLFLLTESGYIHKTVLLQSGAHIIEEVQVFEQPQPVKSLKLSTSKGMIYVGTSEGVLRVPTANCSFYWTCPQCVLARDPFCGWDPANRACVEVSNTHTSLGQDVDRGNVEEVCNSVSLTHRAKFAPNKLPAGELVSVSLNEVVRLQCPAASRLSQQLWERPNSRLSPDLYLHLEDGSLSFVATPTTLGHYLCLSIENGYQQTMAIYHVRQKSSPLAQTPTSYTWPPVHHIPTTQAVAKPGPGPGLHTSAVTWPKTTETRQGKTQPTLSSRDSHITTRQQGRNVTLWTEESEQKESGFREGEPLLSARGPCYLKELVVVSVLLVLCLSVLITMLMYIIRLRCHSRTAPQIGSPTRDSDRRTPVEQEALSGNQLLSKRTRQALNSGQASGLVCNGAITGSNGHLPNTPI